The Nycticebus coucang isolate mNycCou1 chromosome 2, mNycCou1.pri, whole genome shotgun sequence genome includes a window with the following:
- the LOC128596430 gene encoding putative protein FAM205B translates to MVLPCHLPFLTPEVLRLLEVHVKKWMHFQRWGLPRRVEESLRQLMPNPPLYYQPENIPQVSNHRFETISHETLCSCTASQPTQTFWVSEWSMMNPQEKQYCEKIPNPVALALPSPDLKVLSGFYPLPGGQASDLGSHLQKKYSQLFCGLPSLHSESLVATFLGSQGLPKRKNMSKTPMKGPFFLKNVSSLPLPPKTPPLSAPPSSPPSPNWVSPSDQQQAQINIPFLTLAECEALEWHLLQRQLQRQWGLPAIFQGTQHAHSPMQNEPCDKAQFPEMVKTSWPGKPISVFTRQLLFFPEHARRLLEFHLQKQLIHHRWGLPQKIQRSIQLLHSYTDQKTLSWSSTTLADLSLPQPIALEDNGNSAEFSPITDPESIPTPHLFAQVKAILQSHIDSKCGQIHQGKVPACVFTSWDCIIPGGMAVTPFPCIPESQPLEPQAASDPNLYDKLMPWMPKALDQQQQALLGTVTEHPKLPKALSEGAKEKLETTLRHKYLAFLSGLPALYYVALSRAMASAVTSKPVTTEMVPEPVEVPAEPLTEISLEEERSSPGPCFQDNNETCADAAEELQPAVEAEETMEAVSQESQIHSSNRMSLKTHILAKLNFHLRKKILEIQLGVPIRARESMEQTAAVPEDTSTRGAHGSLNNQRETLLQEPPIPPDTHVPDLDPVNVTEQLAIELKPVQQDHKEPGSKAVLHGSAHWISKIPQPTGDMTEAQVLCVQVETSVNNPSLEEPWSPEPQSPDKSKDSAQVPMLAEKIEDPGKPKAVGDHGAGDAGFSLSSTREERHPGEDQRPGDRLPNKISQGSWRHSHRFHHLADHCLHSLQFYPQPELSDLYPGAPGGEAPENALQDSQTELNVILEPAIIPENAQGEVAESSQDQPFPSQLIEDKPLQGQTLQDQVLHEQVMPASTHKRPSLPKSSLKNEMKSFLHHINLMTKGKRHEESMFSIAEKVAKTRKENVEKSLVPAKSPKGRTRTEKPTGHSKAHSPTTEKPVVRVFSGGAYTSDNNLRFRSRQPDSASVLGHSHHCPWHCPRGACANQPRASCLAPNLHLK, encoded by the coding sequence ATGGTCCTTCCCTGCCACTTGCCATTCCTCACTCCTGAAGTCTTGAGGCTTCTTGAGGTACATGTGAAAAAATGGATGCATTTCCAGAGATGGGGGCTCCCCAGACGTGTAGAAGAATCCCTGAGGCAGCTTATGCCAAACCCACCATTGTATTACCAGCCTGAGAATATTCCTCAAGTCTCTAATCATAGATTTGAGACCATTTCGCATGAGACCTTGTGTTCATGTACGGCCAGCCAACCCACTCAGACCTTCTGGGTTTCTGAATGGTCCATGATGAACCCACAAGAAAAACAGTACTGTGAGAAAATCCCAAACCCTGTGGCTCTCGCCTTGCCATCTCCAGACCTTAAAGTCCTAAGTGGCTTCTATCCACTGCCTGGGGGCCAGGCTAGTGACTTGGGAAGCCATCTGCAGAAAAAATATAGCCAGCTATTCTGTGGCCTCCCTTCTCTGCACAGTGAGTCTCTGGTTGCCACTTTCCTGGGCTCCCAAGGCCTGCCCAAGAGGAAGAACATGTCCAAGACCCCCATGAAGGGCCCTTTCTTCTTGAAGAatgtctcctccctccccctgccaCCTAAAACCCCACCCTTATCAGCAcccccttcttccccaccttccccaAATTGGGTGTCTCCATCTGACCAGCAACAAGCTCAGATCAATATCCCATTTCTGACTCTGGCTGAGTGTGAAGCCTTGGAGTGGCACCTGCTGCAGAGACAGCTCCAGCGTCAGTGGGGCTTGCCAGCTATCTTCCAGGGAACTCAGCATGCCCACAGCCCCATGCAGAATGAGCCTTGTGACAAAGCCCAGTTTCCTGAAATGGTGAAAACTTCCTGGCCAGGGAAGCCTATCTCAGTTTTCACCAGGCAACTACTCTTCTTCCCGGAGCATGCTCGGAGGCTGCTAGAATTCCACCTCCAGAAGCAGCTGATTCACCATCGCTGGGGCCTGCCCCAGAAGATCCAGCGGTCCATTCAGTTGCTCCATTCTTACACTGACCAGAAGACTTTGTCCTGGAGCAGCACAACGCTAGCCGACTTAAGCCTCCCGCAGCCTATCGCCTTAGAAGACAATGGGAATAGTGCTGAGTTCTCACCCATCACGGACCCAGAGTCCATCCCCACGCCACATTTGTTTGCTCAGGTCAAGGCAATATTGCAGAGCCACATTGACTCCAAATGTGGACAGATCCACCAGGGCAAGGTTCCTGCTTGTGTATTTACTTCCTGGGACTGCATAATTCCTGGAGGAATGGCAGTGACTCCCTTCCCTTGCATTCCAGAAAGCCAGCCcctggagccacaggcagcaAGTGACCCCAATCTATATGACAAACTTATGCCCTGGATGCCAAAGGCCCTTGATCAGCAGCAACAGGCCTTACTAGGTACTGTCACTGAACACCCCAAGCTGCCCAAAGCCTTGTCTGAGGGAGCCAAGGAGAAATTGGAGACAACTTTACGGCACAAGTATCTGGCCTTCCTGTCAGGGCTGCCTGCTCTCTACTATGTGGCTCTCTCCAGAGCCATGGCCTCTGCTGTCACTAGCAAACCTGTCACCACAGAGATGGTGCCTGAGCCTGTCGAAGTTCCAGCAGAGCCTCTGACTGAGATCTCACTTGAAGAAGAGCGTTCAAGCCCTGGGCCATGCTTTCAAGACAACAATGAGACTTGTGCAGATGCTGCAGAAGAGCTTCAGCCTGCAGTGGAAGCGGAAGAAACGATGGAGGCAGTGTCTCAAGAAAGCCAGATACATTCTTCTAACCGCATGTCACTCAAGACACATATCTTGGCCAAACTGAATTTCCACCTCAGAAAAAAGATCCTAGAGATACAATTGGGGGTTCCCATAAGGGCGAGAGAGTCTATGGAACAAACTGCAGCAGTCCCAGAGGACACATCCACACGGGGCGCTCATGGGAGTCTAAATAACCAAAGAGAAACGTTGCTCCAGGAACCACCCATCCCACCAGACACTCATGTCCCAGATCTAGATCCAGTTAATGTTACTGAACAGCTGGCCATTGAGTTGAAGCCAGTGCAGCAGGACCACAAGGAACCTGGTTCCAAAGCAGTGCTCCATGGTTCTGCCCACTGGATCTCCAAGATTCCACAACCCACTGGGGACATGACAGAGGCCCAGGTGCTTTGTGTTCAGGTGGAGACCAGTGTGAACAACCCCAGCCTGGAGGAACCCTGGAGCCCTGAGCCCCAAAGCCCGGACAAGAGCAAGGATTCAGCCCAAGTCCCCATGTTGGCAGAAAAGATAGAAGACCCAGGGAAACCCAAAGCAGTTGGAGACCATGGAGCAGGGGATGCAGGGTTTAGTCTCTCCTCAACCAGAGAGGAAAGACACCCTGGTGAAGACCAGAGGCCAGGAGACAGGCTTCCGAACAAGATATCCCAAGGCTCCTGGAGACACAGCCATAGATTTCATCATCTTGCTGATCACTGTCTACACAGCCTCCAGTTTTACCCTCAGCCTGAGCTGTCAGACCTATACCCAGGAGCTCCTGGTGGGGAAGCACCTGAGAATGCCCTGCAGGACAGTCAAACCGAGCTAAATGTCATCCTCGAACCAGCAATAATTCCTGAAAATGCCCAGGGTGAGGTGGCCGAGTCGTCACAGGACCAGCCTTTCCCAAGCCAACTAATTGAGGATAAGCCTTTGCAGGGCCAAACTTTGCAAGACCAGGTTTTGCATGAACAGGTGATGCCAGCCTCTACTCACAAGAGGCCCAGCCTCCCAAAATCtagcttaaaaaatgaaatgaaatcctTCTTACACCATATTAACCTCATGACAAAAGGCAAACGGCATGAGGAATCCATGTTCTCAATAGCTGAGAAAGtggccaaaaccaggaaagaaaatgttgaaaagagCCTGGTTCCAGCCAAAAGCCCTAAGGGGAGAACTAGGACAGAGAAGCCAACAGGGCACTCCAAGGCCCATTCTCCCACCACAGAGAAGCCGGTGGTCCGGGTCTTCTCAGGTGGTGCCTATACCTCAGACAACAATCTCCGGTTTCGCTCCAGACAACCTGATTCTGCCTCGGTCCTGGGCCACTCCCACCACTGCCCTTGGCACTGTCCTCGAGGGGCTTGTGCCAACCAGCCAAGGGCATCCTGTTTAGCTCCCAACCTCCACCTGAAATAG